In Weissella tructae, the DNA window AGGTTTTGAAGAATTGCATGGATTTGACCAAGCGCAATTCTACTTAAATCTGCCATCACATTTTCGTCAACAAGTAATTGATTGGGTTTCACCAGATGATATGGCGGAAATCTTTGACGAAATGGACATTGATGATATCGATGTCGATGAGTTGTTACAAGAGATGTCACCGCAATATGCGGCGAAAATGATTGATAAGATGTATTCCGACAATTCCGTTGACTTGTTAGCGGAATTAAGTGCCGAAGATTTAGATATGTATCTAGATTTGATGCCATCACGGGATGCACAATCAATTCGTCAACTGTTGACATATAAAGAAGACACCGCCGGAGCTTTGATGGGACATGAATTTGTCTCTGTTCATGAAACGCTGACCATTAAAGAAACAATGGAAGCTGTTAAAAAAGCAGCGGAAGAAGCCGAACAGATTACTTATATCTATGTCATTAATGACGCAGAAGATTTGGTTGGGGTTATTTCTTTACGTACGTTGATTTTGAGTCAGGATCAAGCTTTGGTTGCTGATATCATGGATACGAATATCATCTCTGTTGAACCAGAAGAAGACCAACAAGATGTTGCGCGTTTGATGGCTGACTATAACTTTACGTCATTACCAGTTGTGACTGAGAACAAACTCCTTGGAATTATCATGATTGATGACATCGTTGATGTTATTGATGAAGAGTCTGCTGAAGACTATTCACGTTTGGCCGGGGTTGACGTGGTTAATATGGAAGAAAATCCATTGAAATCAGCCACGCGTCGTTTGCCATGGTTAATTGGTTTGATTTTCTTGGGGATGGGAACGGCATCTGTGATTGATGGATACAATGACTTAGTTCAAGTAGCTCCAATCCTGGCTGTATTCATTTCATTGATTACAGGAACAGCTGGAAACGCAGGAACGCAGTCACTAGCCGTGGCAGTTCGTCGACTAGCCTTGAATGAAACGTCTAACTTATGGCGTATGCTGTTAACAGAAGTGTTAATTGGGCTGATTATTGGAAGCTTGGCTGGAATTACCATTTTTGCCGTTGTATCTATCTGGAAGCAAAACCTACTATTGGGAATTGCGGTTGGACTAGCCATGGCCGCTGCCATCTTGGTCGCTAATGTGGCGGGGGCGTTTATTCCATTGATTATGGATGCGTTAGGGGTGGACCCAGCGGTTGCCTCTGGACCCTTTATCTCAACTTTATCTGACTTAACATCAGTTATTATTTACTTCAATATCGCCAAATTGTTTATTGATTACTTTAGTGCGGTCTGATTTGCACGACTAGACTGAGTATGATATACTTAATTTGTTGAAAATAAACTCTTAATTGAGTGGCCGAGTGAGAGCTCGACCACTTATTTTTTTGGAGATTTATACAAATGAATTAGGTGATACAGCGAAAGGAGCATGTGCGATGAGTGAAATTATTAATCAAGTACGTGACGTCTTAGAACAACCATTGACTGACGCTGGTTTTGATTTGTGGGACGTGATTTACGAACCACAAGATGGTGATATGGTCTTGCGCGTTCTTGTTGACCGTTTAGCAGGATCAATCAGCATGGATGACTTGGTTTTGTTAACAGAATTAATTGGTGATCAAGTGGATACGATCCAACCAGATCCATTCCCAACAGCTTACATGATGGATATCTCTTCACCAGGAGCAGAACGTCCACTAGTACGTGATCATGATTTTGCCTGGGCCATGGAACAAAAAATCGTTGTGAAGTTGAAGATGCCTGTTGATAAGCAAGATGACTTTGAAGGAATCTTGGTTGCAGCAGATACTGACACAATCACATTGATGATGCCAATCAAGGGTAAGCAACAAAAGGTTGCGCTTGATCGTGCCAACATTAAGCTAGCCAAGATGGCGTTAAATCAAGATCGTATTCTACAAGCCGATGAAGATTTTGCCTGGGCTTTGAATAAGTTTGTGCATGTTTCAACCTATAAGAAGATTGATGGTGTGAAGGACTTTATGGGTGAACTTACTGCGTTTACTGCTGAAGACTTAACAATCTCAATGAGTGATGAAACGGGTGAAGAATCAATTGAAGTTGTTCTTCCACGTGACGTTATTGCGAAAGCACGACAAACAAATAATTTCTAATTTTGGAGAAAAAGAATGAGCAAGGAAATGTTAAACGCCCTCAACATTCTGGAAACAGAAAAGGGTATTAAGAAGGAAGTCCTAGTTGCGGCTATTGAAGAAGCTTTGACAAAGGCTTACGAAAAGCACTATGACGAATCAAGCAACGTTGAAGTTGTCTTCGATCAAAAGAAGGGAAACGTCAAAGTTTATTCTGTCATGAAGGTCGTAGAAGATATTTATGAACCATATGAAGAAATCACTTTGGAACAAGCTTTAGAAGTTAACAAGGGTTACGAAATTGGTGACGATGTTAAGTTTGAAGTAACGCCTTCAGATTTCGGACGTTTGGCTGCACAAACAGCTAAGCAAATCATCATGCAAAAGGTTCGTGAAGCCGAACGTGGTGTTGTTTACGATAACTTCATTCAACACGATGGTGAAATGATGACTGGTGTTGTAGAACGCCAAGACCCACGTTACCGTTACGTTATTTTGCCTGGTAACCAAGAAGCGGCTATGGAACAAAACGACCAAATGCCAAACGAAAAGTACCAAATGGGTGACCAAATCAAGGTTTTGGTTTCTCGTGTGCAAAACGAAACTAAGGGACCACAAGTCTTTGTTTCACGTACTGCACCTGGTTTGGTAAAGCGTTTGTTTGAAGCTGAAGTTCCTGAAGTGTTCGACGGAACTGTTGAAATCAAGGCAATTGCTCGTGAAGCAGGAGACCGTGCTAAGGTTGCTGTTTACTCACACAACGAAAACTTGGACGCCGTTGGAACAATGGTTGGACAACGTGGACAACGTGTACAAGCAATTGTTAACGAATTGAGCGGTGAAAACATGGATATTGTTGAATGGACTGAAGATCCAGCCCAATTCATCAAGAATGCTTTGAACCCAGCTGAAGTTGTTGATGTTATCTTTGATCCATCTGATGAACGTGGAGCGACAGTTATCGTGCCGGATTACCAATTGTCATTGGCAATCGGTAAGCGTGGACAAAACGCTCGTTTGGCTGCCCGTTTGACAAACTTCAAGATTGATATCAAGCCTGAAAGCGAACGCGATGCAGTGCTTGCTGAAAAGAACAACCCAGCACCTGTTGCGGTTGAAGAAGATGTTTTTGCGGATGTTGATGTATTCGCAGACGAGGACTAAGTCTAAGGAGGAATATCATGAAACCACGTAAAGTTCCGATGCGCAAGGATATCGTCACCGGTGAAATGGTGCCAAAGAATGATTTAGTGCGGATTGTTAAAACTCCTGAAGGGGAAGTGCAACTTGATCCAACCAACCGAGCAAATGGACGTGGCGCATATATTTCACTTGACGTCGCAGTAGCGAATAAAGCCAAGAAGAAGCGAACATTTGATCGAGCTTTTGATACAACACTAGATGATTCATTCTATGATGAATTAATTGCCTACGTTGATCATCAAGCAGCTCGTAAGGAGCTGTTTAGCAATGACTAATGAATTAGAAAAACAAAAATTACTTAACTTACTAGGTTTGGCTCGCCGAGCTGGTAAGTTGGTTACAGGGGAAGACTTGGTTCTTGGCGCAATCCGTAACGGTAAAGCATCACTAGTGTTGTTTGCCGCAGACGGTGGTCAAAGCAGTTTGAAGAAATTCTCAAACAAAACGACATCATATAATGTGCCGTTTGATACCAGTTTAACTCGAAGCGAAATGGGAGATGCCACAGGGCTAGCACGTAGTGTGATTGCTGTTGCGGATCGAGGTTTTGCAAAGAAAATGCGAGAATACTTAAATAATTAGGAGGATGTTACATGACTAAGCGTGTTTATGAATTAGCTAAAGAGCTAGATGTTACATCAAAGAAATTGGTCACAGATGCCCAAGCAATGGGTATTGATGTGAAGAACCACATGTCAACATTGGATGACTCACAAGCAAAGAAGCTTGTAGATTCAGCAAAGGGTGGTAACAAGCCAGCTGCTGCACCAAAGAAGACTGATGCCCCTAAGGCAGCAGCTCCAGCCCCTAAGAAGGCTGAAGCTAAGCCAGCGGCTAACAACAACCGTGGTGGACAAGGTCAAGGACAACAAAACCGTAACAACGGTGGTAACCGTGGCGGACAAGGTCAAAACCGTAACAACAACTGGAACGGTAACAACAATAACCGTGGTGGTAAGCGTGGTAAGAAGGGTCAAAACCGTAACAACCAACGTAACAACGAACCACGTCCAGCAGCACCACAACGTAAGGAACAACCATTACCAGAAGTGTTGGTTTACACAATTGGTATGAACGTGCAAGACATCGCTAAGTTGATTCACCGTGATGCAACGGAAATCATCAAGAAGTTGTTTATGCTAGGAATCATGGTTAACCAAAACCAAAGCTTGGATGCTGACACAATAGAATTGTTGGCAACTGACTATGGTATTGAAGCCGAAGAAAAGGTACAAGTGGACCACGCTGACATCGACAAGATCTTCGAAGAAGAATTGAACAACGATGCTGACTTGGAAGCACGTGCACCTGTTGTAACAATCATGGGACACGTTGACCACGGTAAGACAACATTGTTGGACTACCTACGTAACTCACACGTTACTGACGGTGAAGCTGGTGGAATCACACAACACATCGGTGCTTACCAAACACGTTTGGAAGACCGTACAATTACGTTCTTGGACACACCTGGTCACGCGGCCTTTACTGAAATGCGTGCTCGTGGAGCCAACGTAACTGACATCACAATCTTGGTTGTTGCTGCCGATGACGGTGTTATGCCACAAACAATCGAAGCGATTAACCACGCTAAGGCTGCTGGAACACCAATTATCGTTGCAGTTAACAAGATTGATAAGCCTGGTGCAAACCCAGAAAACGTTATCAA includes these proteins:
- the mgtE gene encoding magnesium transporter, with product MANETHNPVEITEDLREEISEQAQQLVNDIRNGQEAAFKEGFEELHGFDQAQFYLNLPSHFRQQVIDWVSPDDMAEIFDEMDIDDIDVDELLQEMSPQYAAKMIDKMYSDNSVDLLAELSAEDLDMYLDLMPSRDAQSIRQLLTYKEDTAGALMGHEFVSVHETLTIKETMEAVKKAAEEAEQITYIYVINDAEDLVGVISLRTLILSQDQALVADIMDTNIISVEPEEDQQDVARLMADYNFTSLPVVTENKLLGIIMIDDIVDVIDEESAEDYSRLAGVDVVNMEENPLKSATRRLPWLIGLIFLGMGTASVIDGYNDLVQVAPILAVFISLITGTAGNAGTQSLAVAVRRLALNETSNLWRMLLTEVLIGLIIGSLAGITIFAVVSIWKQNLLLGIAVGLAMAAAILVANVAGAFIPLIMDALGVDPAVASGPFISTLSDLTSVIIYFNIAKLFIDYFSAV
- a CDS encoding ribosome maturation factor, with translation MSEIINQVRDVLEQPLTDAGFDLWDVIYEPQDGDMVLRVLVDRLAGSISMDDLVLLTELIGDQVDTIQPDPFPTAYMMDISSPGAERPLVRDHDFAWAMEQKIVVKLKMPVDKQDDFEGILVAADTDTITLMMPIKGKQQKVALDRANIKLAKMALNQDRILQADEDFAWALNKFVHVSTYKKIDGVKDFMGELTAFTAEDLTISMSDETGEESIEVVLPRDVIAKARQTNNF
- the nusA gene encoding transcription termination factor NusA yields the protein MSKEMLNALNILETEKGIKKEVLVAAIEEALTKAYEKHYDESSNVEVVFDQKKGNVKVYSVMKVVEDIYEPYEEITLEQALEVNKGYEIGDDVKFEVTPSDFGRLAAQTAKQIIMQKVREAERGVVYDNFIQHDGEMMTGVVERQDPRYRYVILPGNQEAAMEQNDQMPNEKYQMGDQIKVLVSRVQNETKGPQVFVSRTAPGLVKRLFEAEVPEVFDGTVEIKAIAREAGDRAKVAVYSHNENLDAVGTMVGQRGQRVQAIVNELSGENMDIVEWTEDPAQFIKNALNPAEVVDVIFDPSDERGATVIVPDYQLSLAIGKRGQNARLAARLTNFKIDIKPESERDAVLAEKNNPAPVAVEEDVFADVDVFADED
- the rnpM gene encoding RNase P modulator RnpM, with product MKPRKVPMRKDIVTGEMVPKNDLVRIVKTPEGEVQLDPTNRANGRGAYISLDVAVANKAKKKRTFDRAFDTTLDDSFYDELIAYVDHQAARKELFSND
- a CDS encoding L7Ae/L30e/S12e/Gadd45 family ribosomal protein is translated as MTNELEKQKLLNLLGLARRAGKLVTGEDLVLGAIRNGKASLVLFAADGGQSSLKKFSNKTTSYNVPFDTSLTRSEMGDATGLARSVIAVADRGFAKKMREYLNN